A portion of the Cryptomeria japonica chromosome 5, Sugi_1.0, whole genome shotgun sequence genome contains these proteins:
- the LOC131042938 gene encoding L-type lectin-domain containing receptor kinase IX.1-like, producing the protein MSNGRLNKHLFIKGDIPPLQWSHTYRIALEIASGLLYLHIEWAHCIVHRDVKSSNVMLANNLNAKLGDFDVYSFGAVALEIATGRRAVDWGLQQYEACGVGMGVEAQRSHDHLTFPDSSIHV; encoded by the exons ATGTCTAATGGAAGACTAAACAAACACCTTTTCATCAAAGGAGATATTCCTCCACTGCAGTGGAGTCACACGTATCGAATAGCTTTGGAAATAGCTTCTGGACTACTATATCTCCATATAGAATGGGCTCACTGTATTGTACACAGAGATGTAAAATCCAGCAATGTTATGCTTGCAAACAATCTCAATGCAAAGCTTGGGGACTTCG ATGTTTACAGCTTTGGTGCTGTGGCCTTGGAAATCGCTACAGGAAGGAGAGCTGTAGATTGGGGATTGCAACAATATGAGGCTTGTGGAGTGGGTATGGGTgttgaagcccaacggtcacatgatcATTTGACTTTTCCAGATTCTTCGATTCATGTCTGA